From a region of the Odontesthes bonariensis isolate fOdoBon6 chromosome 4, fOdoBon6.hap1, whole genome shotgun sequence genome:
- the LOC142378615 gene encoding uncharacterized protein LOC142378615 isoform X1, producing the protein METRMIVISLCLGTILSAAEGVKENLTGVVGGSIRLPDSMLDKGFLLYNRNNIASVKNREFEIEEDIYLNKLLWDKETGLFTITDLQRNDSGVYKFDSKKGRVFTSSYKLTVYDSVPSPAVNTLSVSSDSCSLLCSVHKETTLLWFKGERILNRSLSASSLPLTVNTEDFSSSYRCVAASPAENKTLTVNINASCSEEATRQIPAENKIRHYYWLIGLLTCIGSLGFVALAVCVIKKRCLPGTKRTISQTQDYLKTNVQYAEIQSCGDRHIQGGNFPDSSGAVEPSCLTTVCYRCVSLDAAAGL; encoded by the exons ATGGAGACGAGGATGATCGTTATTTCCCTCTGCCTTG GAACAATTTTATCTGCCGCTGAAGGAGTGAAGGAGAACCTGACAGGTGTTGTAGGAGGAAGCATCAGACTGCCCGACTCCATGCTGGATAAAGGATTTCTTTTATATAATAGAAACAACATTGCTTCAGTGAAAAATAGAGAATTTGAGATCGAGGAGGACATTTATCTGAACAAACTTCTCTGGGACAAAGAAACTGGACTCTTTACAATCACAGACCTGCAGAGGAACGACTCTGGAGTTTATAAGTTTGACTCTAAAAAAGGACGCGTTTTCACCTCATCTTATAAACTTACAGTTTACG ACTCTGTTCCGTCTCCTGCAGTGAACACACTGAGTGTGAGCTCTGACAGCTGCTCGTTGCTGTGTTCGGTGCACAAAGAGACGACGCTGCTGTGGTTTAAAGGCGAGCGGATCCTGAATCGGAGCCTCTCTGCgtcctctctgcctctcaccGTAAACACAGAGGACTTCAGCTCCTCTTacagatgtgttgctgccagcCCTGCAGAAAATAAGACTCTGACGGTCAACATTAATGCATCTTGCAGTGAAGAAGCTACGAGGCAGATTCCAGCTGAAAATAAGATAAGACATT ATTATTGGCTCATTGGACTTCTAACCTGCATCGGGTCCCTTGGATTTGTTGCACTGGCTGTCTGCGTGATTAAGAAAAGATGTCTTCCAGGCACAAAGAGGACAATCAGTCAAACACAAG ATTATCTGAAGACAAATGTCCAATATGCTGAAATCCAATCGTGTGGTGACAGACACATCCAG GGAGGAAATTTCCCAGATTCATCCGGAGCTGTTGAGCCCTCCTGTCTGACCACAGTCTGCTACAGATGTGTGTCATTAGACGCTGCTGCTGGACTTTAA
- the LOC142378615 gene encoding uncharacterized protein LOC142378615 isoform X2 yields METRMIVISLCLGTILSAAEGVKENLTGVVGGSIRLPDSMLDKGFLLYNRNNIASVKNREFEIEEDIYLNKLLWDKETGLFTITDLQRNDSGVYKFDSKKGRVFTSSYKLTVYDSVPSPAVNTLSVSSDSCSLLCSVHKETTLLWFKGERILNRSLSASSLPLTVNTEDFSSSYRCVAASPAENKTLTVNINASCSEEATRQIPAENKIRHYYWLIGLLTCIGSLGFVALAVCVIKKRCLPGTKRTISQTQGRLSEDKCPIC; encoded by the exons ATGGAGACGAGGATGATCGTTATTTCCCTCTGCCTTG GAACAATTTTATCTGCCGCTGAAGGAGTGAAGGAGAACCTGACAGGTGTTGTAGGAGGAAGCATCAGACTGCCCGACTCCATGCTGGATAAAGGATTTCTTTTATATAATAGAAACAACATTGCTTCAGTGAAAAATAGAGAATTTGAGATCGAGGAGGACATTTATCTGAACAAACTTCTCTGGGACAAAGAAACTGGACTCTTTACAATCACAGACCTGCAGAGGAACGACTCTGGAGTTTATAAGTTTGACTCTAAAAAAGGACGCGTTTTCACCTCATCTTATAAACTTACAGTTTACG ACTCTGTTCCGTCTCCTGCAGTGAACACACTGAGTGTGAGCTCTGACAGCTGCTCGTTGCTGTGTTCGGTGCACAAAGAGACGACGCTGCTGTGGTTTAAAGGCGAGCGGATCCTGAATCGGAGCCTCTCTGCgtcctctctgcctctcaccGTAAACACAGAGGACTTCAGCTCCTCTTacagatgtgttgctgccagcCCTGCAGAAAATAAGACTCTGACGGTCAACATTAATGCATCTTGCAGTGAAGAAGCTACGAGGCAGATTCCAGCTGAAAATAAGATAAGACATT ATTATTGGCTCATTGGACTTCTAACCTGCATCGGGTCCCTTGGATTTGTTGCACTGGCTGTCTGCGTGATTAAGAAAAGATGTCTTCCAGGCACAAAGAGGACAATCAGTCAAACACAAGGCag ATTATCTGAAGACAAATGTCCAATATGCTGA